One stretch of Rissa tridactyla isolate bRisTri1 chromosome 21, bRisTri1.patW.cur.20221130, whole genome shotgun sequence DNA includes these proteins:
- the LEMD2 gene encoding LEM domain-containing protein 2 isoform X1, producing MAELTDAELRKELMALGYRPGPITATTRKVYVKKLGCLRAEVAAAKRRGRAAPPSPARPSARPQQASPSRPRSGYNPAVGAARDSEDEAEDEEEEEEEEGGGGQPPASRWGTSGDGGGLAWGDSRGSPPGRGGGLGLGAEGGLSRNSFGGLSSAQWGVSVERSGGAGAGLGTSLGGAGGLSSPSPWDTSIQRSGGLGGGLGASLDGAGGLSSPSSWGVSAERSGGLGAGSKLSVDRSGGLSSTSHWETSEERSGGLSTRLGTSLDGFRGPSTTSQWSTFTERSEELGAGSEPSLDGFRGSSSSALQWGTSAERSGGLSTGLRPSLDRFRGSNATSQWSTSAEGSGGLGIRAGLGTSLDGAGGLSSASPWGTSAGRSGGLSSKPLSSDEIGGLKPRSRWGTSGGGIGGPSSRAQWETAGERKGHSSNSAWRRESEVTPSTHWGTSAGPGGLSYQFGRGKEDLGSSVRKEVDRELNPSSRGGGLIRRFPWRATSDAGLASGSRWGAGQGITSRTHLLRSAPKQQTEGKGKGLEYYLSQFLCLASFVLLMIFLGILMVKMIGSGWLDKREENFNLLPVDCDKRTDDFCEAKQKDTIMNVLHELYNYLSVQAGNFECGNPENLKSKCVWVSEARDHVVNVTGSSTQKFEAALHWILNSNKDLGIWLKGRDLSEPVTKVEDVFCLESAHPQMGLGCRFRRAMVTAIMNLFLFFWSLITLWGILIFLRYRWRKMEEEEQAMYEMVKKIIAVVQDHYKEWERNLERYPYVGIYHVRDSLIPPQSRKKMKRVWERAVDFLASNESRIQTESHRVAGEDMLVWRWTQPSYVSDSEH from the exons ATGGCGGAGCTGACAGACGCGGAGCTCCGGAAGGAGCTGATGGCGCTGGGTTACCGGCCGGGCCCCATCACCGCCACCACCCGCAAGGTCTACGTGAAGAAGCTCGGCTGCCTGCGGGCCGAGGTGGCGGCGGCCAAGCGCAggggccgcgccgctccgcccagcccggcccgcccCTCCGCCAGGCCGCAGCAGGCCTCGCCCTCGCGGCCGCGCTCCGGCTACAACCCCGCCGTCGGGGCCGCCCGCGATAGTGAGGATGAGgcggaggatgaggaggaggaggaggaagaggaggggggaggggggcagccgcCCGCGTCCCGCTGGGGGACGTCTGGGGATGGCGGCGGGCTGGCCTGGGGGGACTCCCGGGGgtccccgccgggccggggcggaggGCTGGGCCTCGGGGCTGAGGGAGGCCTGTCCCGGAACAGCTTCGGTGGGCTGAGCTCGGCGCAGTGGGGAGTGTCCGTAGAGAGAAGTGGgggtgccggggccgggctggggacgtccctggggggggctggggggctgagcTCCCCCTCCCCGTGGGACACGTCCATACAGAGAAGTGGCGGGCTTGGGGgcgggctgggggcgtccctggatggagctggggggctgAGCTCCCCTTCCTCCTGGGGTGTCTCTGCAGAGAGGAGTGGGGGGCTTGGGGCTGGGTCAAAGCTGTCCGTGGATAGGTCTGGGGGGCTGAGCTCCACATCCCACTGGGAGACGTCGGAGGAGAGAAGCGGGGGGCTCAGCACCCGGCTGGGGACGTCCCTGGATGGGTTTCGGGGGCCAAGCACCACGTCCCAATGGAGCACGTTTACAGAGAGAAGTGAGGAGCTCGGCGCTGGGTCGGAGCCATCCCTGGATGGGTTTCGGGGCTCAAGCTCCTCCGCGTTGCAGTGGGGCACCTCAGCAGAGAGGAGCGGGGGGCTCAGCACAGGGTTGAGGCCAAGCCTGGACAGGTTTCGGGGTTCCAACGCCACGTCCCAGTGGAGCACATCCGCAGAGGGAAGCGGGGGGCTCGGCATCAGGGCTGGGTTGGGGACATCCCTGGATGGCGCTGGGGGCCTGAGCTCTGCATCCCCCTGGGGTACCTCCGCTGGCAGGAGCGGGGGGCTCAGCTCCAAACCCCTTTCCAGTGATGAGATTGGGGGGCTGAAACCCAGGAGCCGTTGGGGCACGTCAGGAGGAGGAATTGGGGGGCCGAGCTCCCGAGCTCAGTGGGAGACagcaggggaaaggaaggggcaCTCCTCTAACAGCGCGTGGAGGCGGGAAAGCGAGGTGACACCCAGCACCCACTGGGGCACATCGGCGGGACCTGGGGGGTTGAGTTACCAGTttgggagagggaaagaggatTTGGGTTCCAGTGTTCGGAAGGAGGTGGACAGGGAGCTGAACCCcagcagccggggaggggggctgaTCCGGCGCTTCCCATGGAGGGCTACAAGCGACGCAGGGCTGGCGTCGGGGAGCCGgtggggagcaggacagggaaTAACCTCCCGCACTCACTTGTTGCGGTCAGCCCCAAAGCAGCAGACGGAAGGAAAGGGCAAAGGCCTCGAATACTACCTCTCCCAGTTCCTTTGCCTCgccagctttgtgctgctgatgaTTTTTCTGGGCATCCTCATGGTGAAGATGATCGGGTCAGGCTGGCTTGACAAGAGAGAGGAGAATT TTAATCTCTTGCCTGTGGATTGTGACAAAAGAACGGATGAT TTCTGTGAAGCTAAACAGAAGGACACAATAATGAACGTGCTGCACGAGTTGTATAACTACTTGTCTGTACAAGCTG GTAATTTTGAATGTGGAAACCCTGAAAATCTAAAAAGCAAATGCGTCTGGGTTAGTGAAGCGAGGGATCACGTGGTG AATGTTACTGGTAGTTCCACGCAGAAGTTCGAAGCTGCCCTGCACTGGATACTAAACAGTAACAAGGATTTAGGAATATG GCTGAAAGGCAGAGACCTTTCGGAACCGGTTACCAAAGTGGAGGATGTGTTCTGCCTCGAATCGGCCCATCCTCAGATGGGGCTCGGCTGCCGCTTCCGTCGGGCCATGGTCACTGCCATTATGaacctcttcctgtttttctgga GTCTGATAACTCTTTGGGGGATCCTGATCTTCCTTAGGTATCGCTGGCGGAAGATGGAGGAAGAGGAACAAGCCATGTATGAAATGGTGAAGAAGATCATAG CTGTTGTCCAGGACCACTATAAGGAATGGGAACGGAATTTGGAACGTTACCCCTATGTCGGCATCTACCATGTTCGGGACAGCCTCATCCCTCCTCAAAGCAG aaaaaaaatgaagcggGTCTGGGAGAGAGCTGTGGACTTTCTGGCTTCAAATGAGTCACGAATTCAGACAGAGTCGCACAGAGTAGCAGGAGAAGACATGCTAGTGTGGAGATGGACTCAGCCTTCCTACGTCTCGGATTCAGAGCACTGA
- the LEMD2 gene encoding LEM domain-containing protein 2 isoform X2, with product MNVLHELYNYLSVQAGNFECGNPENLKSKCVWVSEARDHVVNVTGSSTQKFEAALHWILNSNKDLGIWLKGRDLSEPVTKVEDVFCLESAHPQMGLGCRFRRAMVTAIMNLFLFFWSLITLWGILIFLRYRWRKMEEEEQAMYEMVKKIIAVVQDHYKEWERNLERYPYVGIYHVRDSLIPPQSRKKMKRVWERAVDFLASNESRIQTESHRVAGEDMLVWRWTQPSYVSDSEH from the exons ATGAACGTGCTGCACGAGTTGTATAACTACTTGTCTGTACAAGCTG GTAATTTTGAATGTGGAAACCCTGAAAATCTAAAAAGCAAATGCGTCTGGGTTAGTGAAGCGAGGGATCACGTGGTG AATGTTACTGGTAGTTCCACGCAGAAGTTCGAAGCTGCCCTGCACTGGATACTAAACAGTAACAAGGATTTAGGAATATG GCTGAAAGGCAGAGACCTTTCGGAACCGGTTACCAAAGTGGAGGATGTGTTCTGCCTCGAATCGGCCCATCCTCAGATGGGGCTCGGCTGCCGCTTCCGTCGGGCCATGGTCACTGCCATTATGaacctcttcctgtttttctgga GTCTGATAACTCTTTGGGGGATCCTGATCTTCCTTAGGTATCGCTGGCGGAAGATGGAGGAAGAGGAACAAGCCATGTATGAAATGGTGAAGAAGATCATAG CTGTTGTCCAGGACCACTATAAGGAATGGGAACGGAATTTGGAACGTTACCCCTATGTCGGCATCTACCATGTTCGGGACAGCCTCATCCCTCCTCAAAGCAG aaaaaaaatgaagcggGTCTGGGAGAGAGCTGTGGACTTTCTGGCTTCAAATGAGTCACGAATTCAGACAGAGTCGCACAGAGTAGCAGGAGAAGACATGCTAGTGTGGAGATGGACTCAGCCTTCCTACGTCTCGGATTCAGAGCACTGA